In a single window of the Pseudomonas sp. B21-015 genome:
- a CDS encoding BolA family transcriptional regulator — translation MTMQQRIESTLGLLQPEHLQVLDESHMHSRGLQTHFKAVVVSQQFEGLNRVKRHQKVYGTLGELMGEFHALALHTYTPQEWAQIDAAPASPTCAGGSKH, via the coding sequence ATGACCATGCAACAACGCATCGAATCGACCCTGGGGCTGTTGCAGCCCGAGCATCTGCAAGTGCTGGATGAAAGCCACATGCACAGCCGTGGGTTGCAGACCCACTTCAAGGCGGTGGTGGTCAGCCAGCAGTTCGAAGGGCTCAATCGCGTCAAGCGTCACCAGAAGGTGTACGGCACTTTGGGCGAACTGATGGGCGAGTTCCATGCGTTGGCGCTGCATACCTACACGCCGCAAGAATGGGCACAGATCGACGCGGCTCCGGCTTCGCCGACCTGTGCTGGCGGCAGTAAGCATTAA
- a CDS encoding DsbA family protein — MCSWCWGFAPVAKALVEQAQAAGVELHLVVGGLRTGSGAALEPTTRRYILEHWQAVSEATGQPFKFEGALPDGLVYDTEPACRALVTARSLAPDCAWTLLGLIQQAFYVEGRDVTHASVLVELAEQAGLPRIEFASAFDRADQHAATAADFTWVQDLGIAGFPTLLAERDGQLALLTNGYQPLSELSPLLGRWLERAACA, encoded by the coding sequence ATGTGTTCCTGGTGCTGGGGCTTCGCTCCGGTAGCCAAAGCGCTGGTTGAGCAGGCGCAGGCAGCGGGTGTGGAGTTACATCTGGTGGTGGGTGGTTTGCGCACCGGCAGTGGCGCGGCACTGGAGCCGACCACCCGGCGCTACATCCTTGAGCACTGGCAGGCGGTCAGCGAGGCCACCGGCCAACCGTTCAAGTTTGAGGGCGCATTGCCCGACGGGCTTGTCTACGACACCGAGCCTGCCTGTCGGGCACTGGTGACCGCGCGCAGCCTGGCACCGGATTGCGCCTGGACACTGCTCGGGCTGATCCAGCAGGCGTTCTACGTCGAAGGTCGCGACGTCACCCACGCCAGCGTGTTGGTGGAGCTGGCGGAGCAGGCCGGTTTGCCGCGCATCGAGTTCGCCTCCGCGTTCGATCGTGCCGATCAGCACGCCGCGACCGCTGCCGATTTCACCTGGGTCCAGGACCTGGGCATTGCCGGTTTCCCGACCTTGCTGGCGGAGCGTGATGGTCAATTGGCGCTGCTGACCAATGGTTATCAGCCCCTGAGCGAGTTGTCACCGTTGCTCGGCCGCTGGCTGGAGCGCGCAGCCTGTGCATGA
- a CDS encoding rhodanese-related sulfurtransferase translates to MTQQIVVAALYKFVTLENYVDLREPLLQAMVDNGIKGTLLIAEEGINGTVSGSREGIDGLMAWLKNDPRMDDIDHKESYCDEQPFYRTKVKLKKEIVTLGVEGVDPNKKVGTYVDPENWNALISDPEVLLIDTRNDYEVSIGTFEGAIDPKTTSFREFPDYIKANFDPAVHKKVAMFCTGGIRCEKASSYMLSQGFDEVYHLKGGILKYLEEVPQEETKWQGDCFVFDNRVTVRHDLSEGDYDQCHACRTPVSVEDRASEHYVAGISCPHCWDKLSEKTRRSAIDRQKQIELAKARNMPHPIGYNYKQSASEA, encoded by the coding sequence ATGACACAACAGATTGTCGTGGCGGCACTGTATAAGTTCGTCACCCTGGAAAATTACGTCGACCTGCGCGAGCCACTGCTGCAAGCGATGGTCGACAATGGCATCAAGGGCACCCTGCTGATCGCCGAAGAAGGCATCAACGGCACCGTGTCCGGCAGCCGCGAAGGCATTGACGGGCTGATGGCCTGGCTCAAGAACGACCCACGCATGGACGACATCGACCACAAAGAGTCGTACTGCGACGAGCAGCCGTTCTATCGCACCAAAGTCAAACTCAAAAAAGAGATCGTCACCCTCGGCGTCGAAGGCGTGGACCCGAACAAAAAAGTCGGCACTTACGTCGATCCAGAAAACTGGAACGCCCTGATCAGCGACCCGGAAGTACTGTTGATCGACACCCGCAACGACTATGAAGTCTCGATCGGCACCTTCGAAGGCGCCATCGATCCGAAGACCACCAGTTTTCGCGAATTCCCCGACTACATCAAAGCCAATTTCGACCCGGCCGTGCACAAGAAAGTCGCGATGTTCTGCACCGGCGGCATTCGCTGCGAGAAGGCCTCGAGCTACATGCTCAGCCAGGGTTTCGATGAGGTCTATCACCTCAAGGGTGGCATTCTGAAGTACCTCGAAGAGGTGCCGCAGGAAGAAACCAAATGGCAGGGCGACTGTTTCGTGTTCGATAACCGCGTGACCGTTCGTCACGACCTCAGCGAAGGCGACTACGATCAATGTCATGCCTGTCGTACGCCCGTCAGCGTGGAAGACCGCGCATCCGAGCACTATGTGGCCGGCATCAGTTGCCCGCATTGCTGGGATAAGCTGAGCGAGAAAACCCGTCGCAGTGCCATCGACCGGCAGAAGCAGATCGAACTGGCCAAGGCACGCAACATGCCGCACCCGATCGGTTACAACTACAAGCAATCCGCTTCCGAGGCTTGA
- a CDS encoding DUF2059 domain-containing protein, translating to MTRLRAICTAVALVCASGQVFADTASHNASAEAFLTLAHADKLGTPVYMQVQQMFAQRFEQTKAPESKKALLETYQAKANAALDAAIGWNKLKPDMVKLYTTNFSESELKDLVAFYKSPLGKKVLEKMPQLTQQSAQMTQAKLESAVPVVNKLLADMTNELDPKAAATAPAPAKKKP from the coding sequence ATGACTCGTCTTCGTGCCATCTGTACCGCGGTTGCACTGGTTTGCGCCAGCGGCCAGGTTTTTGCCGATACCGCCAGCCACAACGCCAGTGCCGAAGCTTTCCTGACCCTGGCGCACGCTGACAAACTGGGCACTCCGGTGTACATGCAAGTGCAGCAAATGTTCGCTCAGCGCTTTGAACAGACCAAAGCCCCTGAATCGAAAAAAGCCCTGCTGGAAACCTACCAGGCCAAGGCCAACGCCGCTCTGGACGCAGCCATTGGCTGGAACAAGCTGAAGCCGGACATGGTCAAGCTCTACACCACCAATTTCAGTGAATCCGAGCTCAAGGACCTGGTTGCGTTCTACAAGTCGCCACTGGGCAAGAAAGTCCTGGAAAAAATGCCGCAGCTGACTCAGCAATCGGCCCAGATGACTCAAGCCAAGCTGGAAAGCGCGGTGCCTGTGGTCAACAAACTGTTGGCTGACATGACCAACGAACTGGATCCTAAGGCTGCAGCTACTGCACCTGCTCCTGCCAAGAAAAAGCCTTAA